Proteins encoded together in one Rossellomorea sp. y25 window:
- a CDS encoding nucleoporin-interacting protein, translated as MTDKHLNKWLISILVVFSLYFIYRLILLPPYASSWDEVDYALGVIEFDLLKMQPHFPGYPFFIFGGMMVHIFIDDPVLSLQLFNTILMVSSIFPVYWLFGHYLGRKKAIIATLFLFSLSYPSTMTVQAMSEGAAIAVLWWYLWSLHRAVILKTKDAAVLPILLFAILMGIRLSYIGFGVGILYYWFVFLKESGNSAEKVKAIAFHLILLLLSQGVWLSALAANAGSLHTLLQIAFGFTDGHFTEWGGTVEPDTGFFDRLGKYIFINIGWNGLFTQSLSIVVITLLLFLVTGKNGGRWTKPGTGVTLLLIAFSSYFFWGLFAQNIDKPRHILPLALLLGFFLLTGWMKKLSTLKMIILSLWFILHIGTSVSVLSGYHSSPPAVYKTASFFEEKNDEIPLIVYTWEETRVYSYLDVPYSHKRVLTYAQFLQDIEHTQKEIYLTDAVVNGFKQQGIENLDRKIEKVQSFHSQELFDPVYSTITVYKWVDKKGERQ; from the coding sequence ATGACCGATAAACATTTGAACAAATGGTTGATTAGTATACTGGTTGTTTTCAGCCTGTACTTTATATACAGACTTATATTGCTTCCGCCCTATGCTTCAAGCTGGGACGAAGTCGATTATGCTCTCGGAGTCATCGAATTTGATTTATTGAAGATGCAGCCTCATTTTCCAGGGTATCCTTTTTTTATTTTCGGGGGAATGATGGTTCACATCTTTATCGATGACCCGGTTCTATCGCTTCAGCTTTTTAATACGATATTGATGGTTAGCTCGATTTTTCCTGTTTATTGGCTATTCGGCCATTACCTTGGGAGAAAAAAGGCCATCATTGCGACGCTTTTCCTATTTTCCCTTTCATATCCGAGCACGATGACCGTTCAAGCAATGAGCGAAGGTGCCGCTATCGCAGTGTTATGGTGGTACTTATGGAGCCTGCACAGGGCTGTCATACTGAAGACGAAGGATGCGGCTGTTCTTCCCATTCTCTTATTCGCCATCTTGATGGGAATCCGGTTATCCTATATCGGTTTTGGTGTGGGGATCCTATACTATTGGTTTGTGTTTTTGAAGGAGAGCGGAAATAGTGCAGAAAAAGTGAAAGCCATCGCTTTTCATCTGATTCTCCTCCTACTCTCTCAAGGGGTATGGCTATCGGCTTTGGCAGCCAATGCAGGAAGTCTCCATACCCTGTTGCAGATTGCCTTTGGGTTTACAGACGGACACTTTACTGAATGGGGAGGAACGGTAGAGCCCGATACAGGATTTTTTGATAGATTAGGGAAATATATATTTATCAATATAGGTTGGAACGGATTATTTACTCAATCACTTTCCATCGTGGTCATCACGTTGCTCCTCTTTCTAGTTACGGGTAAAAATGGAGGAAGGTGGACGAAACCTGGTACAGGCGTTACATTACTCCTGATTGCATTCAGCTCCTATTTTTTCTGGGGCCTATTTGCTCAAAATATTGATAAGCCGAGACATATTCTACCTCTGGCCTTATTACTCGGATTTTTCTTATTAACTGGATGGATGAAAAAACTTAGTACCTTGAAGATGATCATCCTGAGCCTGTGGTTTATTTTGCATATAGGAACAAGTGTGAGTGTGTTGTCAGGCTACCACTCTTCACCACCAGCAGTATATAAAACTGCGTCATTCTTCGAGGAGAAAAATGATGAAATTCCCCTGATAGTGTACACATGGGAAGAAACAAGGGTATACTCGTATCTTGATGTACCGTACTCACATAAGCGCGTGTTAACGTATGCTCAATTTCTTCAAGACATTGAGCATACACAAAAAGAGATCTATCTGACCGATGCAGTGGTTAATGGATTTAAACAACAGGGTATTGAAAACCTTGATCGAAAAATAGAAAAAGTCCAATCATTTCATTCACAGGAGTTATTCGATCCTGTTTATTCAACCATCACAGTCTATAAATGGGTGGACAAGAAGGGAGAGAGACAATGA